The DNA region AATTTCTGGAGGCATGATGCTGGAGACCACGATCGCGGCGATCGGCCCGCTCGACGAGGCGGCGATGAGCACGGCACGGCAGTTGCAGGCCCGGCTGACCAAACCCGCCGGCTCGCTCGGCCTCCTGGAGGAGCTGTCCGTACGCCTGGCCGGTCTGGCCGGCACCTGCCCGCCGCCGCTGCCCAGCCCGGCGGCCGTGGCCATCTTCGCCGGTGACCACGGGGTGCACGCCCAGCAGGTGACCCCCTGGCCGCAGGAGGTCACCGTCCAGATGGTCGGCAACTTCCTGGCCGGAGGTGCGGTCGTCAACGCCTTCGCCCGCCAAGCCGACGCCACGGTCACCGTGGTCGACGTCGGGGTGGCCACCCCCCTGCCCACCCCCGACGACATGCCGCGGCTGGTCGACGTGCCGCGGCTGGTCGAGGCCAATGTCCGGCGGGGTACCCGGGACATGACCGTCACCGCCGCGCTCACCCGGGACGAGGCGCGGTCCGCCGTAGCGGTCGGCATCCGGATCGCCGGGGAGCTGATCGACTCCGGGGCGGCCCTGTTGATCACCGGGGACATGGGGATCGCCAACACCACCCCGGCCGCCGCGCTGATCGCCGCCTTCACCGGAGTCGACGCCGCCGAGGCCACCGGGCGGGGCACCGGCATCGACGACCCCACCTACCAGCACAAGATCGAAGTGGTCCGGGCGGCACTGGCCCGGCACACACCCGACCCGACAGATCCCCTCGGGGTGCTGGCCGCCGTGGGTGGACTGGAACACGCCGCGCTGACCGGGCTGCTCCTCGGCGCCGCCGCGCGACGCGTACCCGTGCTGTTGGACGGGGTCATCGCGGTCTCCGCCGCGCTGGCCGCCGCGGCCCTCGCCCCGGAGGCGGTCGGCGCGATGATCGCCGGGCACCGCTCCGCCGAGCCCGGGGCCACCGTAGCCCTGCAGCGACTCGGCCTCACCCCGCTGATCGACCTCGGCCTGCGCCTCGGCGAGGGCACCGGCGCCCTGCTGGCCCTGCCCATGGTCACCGGCGCCGTGCGGGTACTGCACGAGGTCGCCACCTTCGACTCAGCCGGCGTGACCGAGAAGTGAGCAATCCGTACCCCCTCGGGCTTCGACTGGCCGGCCTGCGGGTCGTCATGGTGGGCGGGGGAGCCGTGGCCACCCGGCGGGTACCGGCCCTGCTCGACGCGGGCGCCGAACTCCTGCTGGTCGCACCGGAGATCACCCCGGCGCTGCGGGCCCACGCCGACGCCGGCCGACTGCGCTGGATCCCCCGCCCGTTCGACCCCGAGGACCTGGAAGGCGCCTGGCTGGTCCACGTCGCCATCGACGACCCGCAGGCCGCCGCCGCCGTCAGCGCCGCCGCAGCCCAGCGCCGCATCTTCTGCGTACGCGCCGACGACCGGGAGGCGGCCACCGCCTGGACCCCGGCGGTGACCCGACACGGCCCGGTAACCGTGGCCGTCCTCGGTGGCGGCGACCCCCGCCGCGCCATGACCAT from Micromonospora sp. NBC_01739 includes:
- the cobT gene encoding nicotinate-nucleotide--dimethylbenzimidazole phosphoribosyltransferase translates to MLETTIAAIGPLDEAAMSTARQLQARLTKPAGSLGLLEELSVRLAGLAGTCPPPLPSPAAVAIFAGDHGVHAQQVTPWPQEVTVQMVGNFLAGGAVVNAFARQADATVTVVDVGVATPLPTPDDMPRLVDVPRLVEANVRRGTRDMTVTAALTRDEARSAVAVGIRIAGELIDSGAALLITGDMGIANTTPAAALIAAFTGVDAAEATGRGTGIDDPTYQHKIEVVRAALARHTPDPTDPLGVLAAVGGLEHAALTGLLLGAAARRVPVLLDGVIAVSAALAAAALAPEAVGAMIAGHRSAEPGATVALQRLGLTPLIDLGLRLGEGTGALLALPMVTGAVRVLHEVATFDSAGVTEK